The genomic DNA CAcatagagatagagagagagagatagatagagacagatagaactgtgttgttgttgttattattattattattattatatataataactttaactctttctggctcaagggctatggaattctgggagatggagttatATTGTTTCGGCATTTTATAGTTTTCATTGTGTCTCTTTTTgtcatacatacatgtgtgtgtctgtttgtgtggtTATGTTCAGTTTTTGATGATATGTTTGATGTTTGGTCTCTGGGAAGGGCATTGTAAACAAACTACTATTATAATTATTGGTGTCATAAACAACACTTACAAACAAATTGTTATTATAAACAAACTAACAACAACAGTTtgtttataataaatatattattattattaaactgttataaacaaattattattagatacaaaataataataataataatttgtttataataTCCTTTCCATCAAAAGGCATcataaataatcataatcattaacaaacatataaacacattattattagaaacaaactactaataataatatgtttataatgccctttccatcAAAGGGTGTTATAAACAAACTGTTGTTGTAGTAAACAAActtataaacaaataataataataataataataataatatgtttataacatcctttccaccaaagggcattataaataataataataacagtaaacaAACTtataaacacattattattaGAAACAACAATTtgtttataatgccctttccaccaaactCTTTCCAAGTTTACATaactgtcatatatatatatatatatatatatgccagatTTCATCATTGATCCACCTCTGCTTAGTCTGTTCCTATTAATAACCTCCTTTTGGTCCATCATTGGGATATTTCTCTACCATACAGAAGCTTAATATTTTTAGTTTATTACCTTATATAAGCTAAGTGTATATTTTTGTTACCTGTCTTTTTGGATCTCTTTAACCTCTGCCTTCTTGACTCTTGAGCCTTGTTGTCCGTCTTCTAgtcttcattttttgttgttgttctttttaatttcttcatctttcacacatctatctatctatctatctatcatctatctatctatcttgtttTTCCCTGATTGGACTCAGGGTTTTTCTTTGCCCAGGTCCTCCTTCGATGGGTGGGTAAGGGATTTGAACAGAAGAGGCCTCTTATGgtgaaaagtaacttctccagagAGTGAATGTGGGACTCCGAGGGATCTGCGTTCAGATCCTTGCTCTGCCAGCTGGGGTGATCATGGTCGCTGGGCCttaatggcaaatcccctctgagcacatcatccccagaaaagcccatgatggGTTTTACTTCAGGTCACCACCCATAAGTGAGAAaggaaggagcagcttctggaggcaggtgtgcaaagggatcttgtagcatctttgacacTGACTGAACGAAAGAAGCCGCATGAGTTTTTTGTAGGTTGAGGCTGCATGCATCtgtactccagaaataatgcagcttgacaccactttaactgccatggctgcatgctagggaattctgggatttctatttTTGGGGGGTGACACTGGGGctatctaacagagaaggctaaatatttcacaaaactactaatcccagaattccctagcatggagcaatggcagttgaactggtgtcagactgcattcattctgcagcgtGGATACAGCCCTAGTCTActttctccatgcatctgaggaaataggcaaaagtttatgctacaacatccTTTGCTCAGTTTATCTTAAAGGTGGTGCTACAAAAATCCTTTGCATACTGTCTTTGAAGTCTGCTTTGGTTGAGTCTgccttacctgaaatgcttgggaccagaggtgtttctgtttttgtggggtttttggggattttggaaaacctgtatttgcatgcttgttgttgtgtgccttgaactcatttccaacttatggtgaccctaaggcaaaactatcatggggttttcttgacaagtttgttcagaggaagtttgccattgctgagagaatgtgattagcccaagctcacccagcgggtttcatggctgagcagggaattgaaccttggtctcagaggcatagtccaacacgcaaaccactacgccactggagatgggacccatgtctaaacacaaaattcatttatgttttatgcaCAGCCTGAAGggaattttatacaacattgtaaataattttgtgcatgaaacaaagtttgtgtacattaaaccaacagaaagctaaggtgtcagtatctcagccactcatgaaaagctttgctttttggagtatttcagatatcagaatttgggataagggagacaggacaaaataaagctgcttcggttcactttggaggtaggctgtttaaatgatgcatgcgtcctaagaggctggaagctgcactggagccatgctccagtcctaaagactggagtgcagctttggagcagcttctggcctcttaagatgtgtgtgtcatttaaacaacatacctccgaagtgatgcaaagcagcttcattttggcctgtctgtatgggccctcagTCTGTATTAGGGCATAAGCTCTGTGGGATGCTGTGAGACTTGTTTCCTTTTAAGTCACAGAGTTCGGAAAAGTTACTTGCTTGGATTTTGCAGAACCCCACAGCCCCCTCGTGAagaggctatgctggctgggaaggggattctggaagataaGTTCAGATAAGTAACTTCTCTAGACTCtggaaaacatacacacaattcTCTGTGTCAATCTGCACATGTGTTCACTGTGTAAGAAACCCCCCTCTCTCTTATGATATTGCAGCTTTCTCCCCCACCTCCTGTTTACAGTTACTTTCTCCCTGTTACTTTCTTCCTAACTGAAGTGAATAGATGCTGATGTTGGTTAAACCTCCCGACCAAATGCCCATTGTTGCCTATCCTGGGGGTTTGGCAATTGTAGAATTTGGTGTGCCTGGTGATAATTCATGAATACTTTCGTAGTTAGGTGCTAGATGCTGCTCCCACTCCTCACACCCTGCCATCCATGTTGGGGAAGGAAGATCTCACTTGCTTTCTCATTCTGAGCAAATATTGCTGTTTTCCAGAGCAAGCatggagaataaaaaaaaaagttgtgggGACCACATTCCCTCATGGttaatttgtggggttttttctttttctttcagcctCTTCCCCTATCATTTTTGCCAGGGATCTGAACTGCTCGCTTGCAGTAATGTCATTAGGCATGCAGCCCTTTGGTTGCAGGTTGCCCACCACTGCTCTGGAGGATTTGTAGAAGCCTGGCCAAGCTTGCTGAATGAGCTGTTTTCAGGCTCTTCCTTACTGCCACACCAATGTGATAGTTCTTCTAAAGCTGCATTTACACCAcctgtttgctttttgaattgtgtgcaAGTTGGACATGATGCTGATACTGTATTGAGGATATTACTTGGGTCAGGCCAGTAGAAGTATCTCTGGTGTATGTGTCCTTAAGGGAGGTGCTTGGAACGGGGCACCAGCAATGCTGGCTAGTAAACTACAGTATAGTATACTAATTGCCGATCCCAATAATTTATCTGTTGTCAGAAATCTTGAGTTTTTCTATTGGAGGACCTCTCCTGAGATAGTGGGATGCATAGCTACACTAAATTCATATGCTAAATTagcagattattttttaaattaatggtaATTCAAGAACAGGCCACTGCTGTTATCAGCTTTATGTTATATTGAACAATTTCAGGTGACTGTGAATTCAGGTGCAGTTGCTGGACCCAGCTTGACATGTTGCTAAGGTGGTGATTGCTAGGTGCAGGTGAATGTTCAAATTGCTTTCTATGACCTTATGCTATTACAATACTAATATTCTAACCTGTAACATGTACAGCATGTGCTTTTGCAGGTACCTTGTAGTCTTACGTAGTTTAGGTTTCTTTGGGATATCTGGTTAGGGCCACTTGAAGCATTATACACTAGCAGTACTTTTTAAATAGTTGGAGTCATGCACAGAATACATAGTAGTATTGAATAAGATATGAGTTCAGTTGTGTGATTGTAGGCTGTTTTTTTGTCATTTTAGTTCAGTAAATATCTTCTTGCTTCTGAATCTTTGTCAGTCTGTCTGCATGGAAGCTCGCGGGAATGGTTTGCTAGTGTCAGCCTCAGCAACAGAATGGTCCTTTTTTGACATCTTTCTTTCATCATAACTTGGGGTAAGCTCTTctggctttcttttccttttgacaGAAACATTTATTAGGATGGTGCTTTGATTAATTTCTAATTAGTCAGGTTATCGTACTATGTAAGTCTTAAAGATGAATAGCTATCTTTCATGCTTTGAAAAAATGGAGCGTTATCTTTGGTTGTACAGGAGATGAGGATCCTTTATTCTAGTGTTGAAAACTTTTGCACATCAAAATACCCTTTATTTTTATTAggtaacaacagtaacaacagtcCTGTTCTGGATTTCCGTATAGCGAAACACCTGGAATTGCAATCATGGCTTCACAACGAAGAGATGTTCCTGGTAAAACTCATTCTCTAAGTAAATGCTAAATCTTGAACCAAGTGTCCAGTGGTAATTATAATACAATATCACTAGTATCTCAATTCAAACTCTCCAAGAGGTTATACCAAACTGCAGGCAATAGCACCTTAAAGCCTGGCCCTGCTCAGTGGGGCTGTTAGTCATTTGTGTCTATACTGTATCTGTGTTGGTAGTTTTTTGGGTTGCAGTTGTCTGTCACTTTTCCCCCTGAGTTACACTGAATAATGATAAGCATATTTTTATTAGAAGTTGATGACTAATCCTAATAAAATGAGGTAGTGATGTTTTGAGAGTTCTTTAAGGCTGGTTTTAAGTTTCTCCAAGCAATCTTTCAGGCCACTTACaggattttttatttaattatcgTGATGTTAAATATTGCTCTCATTTCCTGAATTTAACTTGCTCTAGAATGTATTTATTGAAATTGAAGAGTGTAGTTTTATATGTGTGTTGGAAGAAAAAGGTAATCGACTGCAATCAATTCAGGGAAAGTGCCATTGACTATAGGCATCACTGATCAGATCCCATTACAACAGAATTGTATTTCTAAGTATCTATGCATACCCTATGCCTATGCCAATACCCTAAggataccagatcctgtctgattttggaagcttaaCAAGcttagtcctggttagtacttgaatgtgaggctgccaaggaatatcaggtgctagaGGATGTGTTTCAGAAGAAGTaacgggcaaaaccacctctgaggatttctcgcctaagaaaactctacgaAATGTATGAGATTGCGaaaagtcagcaggtgacttgaggGTGTGCGTACACACACAGTTTTTCCAGCCTTGACTTTTTAATATTTGATTATATTTTTGATGAGacatggtggctcaagtggttaagacactgactctatCATTCTCctaaggtgccagccacagatgctggcaaaacgacaggaataaactctataagaacatggccacatagcctgaaaaccccacaaaaaatactGATTctattgattgcaagatcagcaggttggcagtttgaggcccaagtgccatgtgatggagtgagctcccatctctactagtcccagcttctgccaacatagtAGTTCAAAAACACTCAAatccaagtaaataaataggtaccactttggtggggaaGGTAAATAGCGTCCtgagcagtcatgctggccatatgatcacagtatttgaaaatgctggctcttcgacttagtaacagagatcagcaccaccccctacagtcagacacgacttgatgaccctgtcacaggggaatacctttaccttcacCTTATATTTTTGATATTAGAATGCTTGCAGATCTTTAAAAGGAAATAGATTTACAGTGTGCATGTATGgaagaagtaaaataaaaagcagtgggatgtcagtacagttggccttccatatctatagattctttatccatggatcaacagtttgaaaacactatagcctcaaaagcaaaccttgattttggcattttatataatggacatcatttcactatgccattgtattgaatgaggcttgagcatccgtggattttggtatccatggcaggggGAGGGTATATaatggaaccaaacttcagcagatagcaagggcccagtgtataacATGGTGGGATATGAGTAGGATTTTAGCAGCTCTAAACTAAATGGTGCTGTTGAACTAATACACAGTAGCAACATGTGAGTAGTGCTGTTTCTAGGATTTTTGACCTAGAAATCTTCCAGCTCTGTCAGTTTTAACCCTTGATTGTTGAAATTATCTAACTGGATCAACAATATTGCTGAGATCATAGTGTGGCATGGCATAGCTTTCCTTTATTTGTTAACAGTTAAATCAGAGTTGTTCTCAAGACTTAGCATAACGGTCCTAAAGGatcttgaaaatgaaaaaaaaatactggtgtGATTAGTACTACATGCTGTGGAAGAACTCAAGTTCAAAAAGTGCAGCCCACTGTGAAATTTCCATCTCTGTCCTTAGCTATTGAGCATGGCTCTGGAAGTCTCCTAGGAAAGATGTCCCAGCCAATTGGAATGAGCCGCCGGGCATTCAGTTATGATGATGCCCTGGAGGATACAGCACCAATGACTCCTCCTCCTTCAAATATGTACTCCAATATCCTGTGGAAACAGCCAGTTATTCCTGAACGCAAATATGAGGAACTTTCTAAGGTATGAAGTCCCTTGAGTGAATGCTGAGGTAGTGTAAGATTTCCAGTGGATTCCAGTTGTATTGTCCCCATGAGGACAGCATTACATTTTACATGAATTGTCTACTGAAATTAAATGTGTTGGGTGGCACCTATAATAAGTACTGTAGATGCAGTCTTTAAAGCCTGGTAGTGGTAATGATGATAATGGCATTTACTTTTCAAACTTGGTGAATTGTCTTTGATGAAACAAATGAAAGTGCTGCAGCGCAAGTTAGTACCTTACCTATACAGCACATCTTTGATGGAAAGCATGTACAAGCCTCATATTTTAGTCAATTGTTTCCTTAACAAAAATAGAGTCCCTGTTGCTTTAAAACAATGTGTTTTAAATCGTGGTTTGGAAAcatcattaaaatgtaaaaagcacacagactaattttaaaaaatcctatttcCACTTCAGTCATTCTGGAAAGtgtgtattaatattaatattttcatatatgtTTACTACCATAATAAATAGGATATTTTCAGTTCAGAAGTATATTATAATCATCTGAGAcatcttaaatatatttaatgtagTTAATCAGTTTTTAACACAGTATTTTGTAAATATATTCTTAGAAAAATTAAATAGCTGTGGCTTGTGGAATAATCAATTATGGACATTGCCATTCTGATTCTGGCTTTCCACTCCAGAACTTAAAACCATAGTTGTCATCTTAGGGTGGGCAAATGAGCTGAGAGAATGGGAATTATCCCCAGTGTAGGAGAAAATGTTTCATCTATTCATACATCTGATGTTCTTTGACAAGAGTAATGTTTTTCGTCTATTTGTACAGATGTAGTGTCTGATCTCATTCCCATGGGGATCAGGAGAAGCTTTTGATTCTCCCGGGGTAATTTTGTCTCTTTCTCCTCAAATTTTACCTGGCTTCCTCTGCACAGGTTGAGGAAGGGGAGACTAGCATGCATTCATCTGCCATAATCCCTTCATCTTCCACTGAGACTGTGAACAAGGTTCCAGTGGTGAAGGCCAAGGCCACCCACATCATCATGAATTCTCTCATTACAAGTAAGAGCTCTTGTATTAATCTTGTAGGCTAGATAACCAAGACATGGAATTTTGTCCTAAGAGACTACAGTATATCCAAACAGGCTACTCCTGTTGTTCTGATTATATGATATGGCTGTCTCCATTCAGAAGGTTCTAGAAAGAGATTGGTTATCCTAAAGTAAGAATGGATAGTTGGGTGAGGATAACATTTAGCTCTCTAGATTTTCTTTGGCCTGCAGTTTCCTTTAACCCTAGACAGCACAGCTAATGTTGCCATCCGAACAGTATCTGGAAGGCACAAGTTGCTTACTTCAGTCATAATTGAAGCGGACAGTTCCCTTAGCTTTAAGCAGAATGCTGTGAGAACATATCTGAAAATGCTTTACCTTCAGAATcgtatttttgtttttgccaaGCATGCAAGCTGGTAGAAGAAACATTGCCCATCAGTTCTTCAGAAATGCACTTTTTGTTGCAGTTTTAGCGGACCTTTACTGCCAGTACTTAGTTGTTAGTTTGGTCCACTCATTCCATTTCTCTAGTAAATGTGGTTTTAAAATGAATACCTATGCAGACTATTAGTAgttcttaaatattttaaggaaaaattaaaaatattagtttTCTAAATAACTAAGTGAAGACTTCTACTGAGTTAGTACTAAATTAAGCTGCGAAAATGGACAGGCTGTTAGCATTACATTGCCTTTCCAGTTAATGCACAGATAAATTATATTTGTGCATTATATGCATAAATCAGTCAGCATTACTTGGGTGTAATGGAAGCATCTTCCACACAATACTGGGCTGCAGTGGTTTTCTGTCTTTGGAGCTCCCTAGTTCAATCTGTTCTCAATTCACTTGCTAAGACTTATGCATGTTATGAGCATACTACATAAATATGCCTTTGTAGATCTGTGAGAGAGCACCAGTTTTGCATGCCCAACGTCAAAGTCGTTGGGTCCCCATGTAGGTTAGGAAAAGACTACTCTAAAGTCTTAAAGAAAGCTGTCAGTTGCCAGTTGAGCTAGATGAACTACTGGTATGAGTTGTTATAAGGCAGCATCCTGTGTTCTTAAGATACTCCTTAAAGCGTCCtcctttcatggccagcattttgATTCCACACATACAAATTTACAACAAAGAGTCATCCAAATATAATAAAAGtggtcccccccaaaaaaatggttTAGAACAGTGGTGGGCAACTGTGTCCATCTTGGTATTGCATTGCAATTCtcataatcccttaccattggttaGGCTGCcctaggctgatgggagttgaagtccagtcACATGGAAGATCCTGGTTGCTCATTCTTGGTTGATAACATCTGATTGgagtttaaaaatataacagcAGATCTTTCAGAAAGAACTCACATAGTACTAAATTACCTTGCTTTGCTGACCTCTCTATTAATCACATTCTGTTTGCTTCCATCTGTTAGAATCTCCATCTTCAGAAAGTTTCCGATTCAGTTGTTCTGGCTGTTTGTAATATATGGTTGTAACCCCATCCAACCCATGAATGCTGTTATGACATTGTCTCATAGAACTCTGTGGCAGGCAGTGGTGTTTTGTGGCTTGTGTGAATGTGTTATGTTGTCCGTTCTAGAACAAACTCAGGAGAGCATTCAGCGCTTTGAGCAGCAGGCAGGGCTGAGAGATGCCGGATATACTCCCCACAAGGGCCTCACTGCAGAGGAGACAAAGTACCATCGTGTGGCTGAGTCACTCCATGTAAGGTGTTTGAGTCCCACAGGACTTCTAGTTAGTCAATTACTTTAGTTGGTAGAGCTGGTCAATTATAACATTCTGTGAAGGGGTGGATTTTTTGTCGATGGGTGTCTTTATCATATTATGATTGGCTtggttttttccctcctgtttcaGTTCACTGTGCAAGTCATATATCACATGCAAATAGAATGAATACAGTTCTCAGTTCAGGTCCTAAGCATTCACAATGAAGCTAACTGTGTGTGTCAGTGAAGGCATACTTCTCTCTCCCATCTTCATCCAGCCTACAGAGTGTCCAGTAGTTGTTCAGCACCACTCTTTGGAGAAAAAGAGATTCTTTTGCCTGACACTAGTCTTTGCATTTGGAAAGGCAAGCAGAGTGAGGGAGAAGTCACTGATACATCTGATTAGCTATGGGAATGAACATGATTCTGCCTGGCCTCTTTCACTGTCCCAGTTGGGAAGCTGGGAAAGATCCATTATTTCTAGTCACTGATTAAAGATAAGAGAGGAATTTCAACCTGTTTCAGTACACTGTGTTTCATGATCACTGATTGAAAGTAGGAGCAGGATTACCTTCATGTCCCCATTTCTGTCCAGTGGGATAGTGAGGGGCATGGGAAAGGACATTCTTTGTGCCCGTACATGGAGGATGTTGAAGTGGGTATTGGGAAGGGGCCAAGTGACTTTCAGGTAGATGTTTGGGGCAGAGTCTCACCCTTGATATCATCCACCCAGAGCCTAGCCTGGAAAGGGAATCCAAACTTAAGGACGCAAAAACTTTTAGACCCCAAGGTATATGTCTAGCCACTGAAGCTCATATTGATCTGAATGTACTGCTCTATTATAGAGGGTGGTCATTTGAAAGCTGCCAGGTCTTGAAATGGTTCTAGTCTGTGCTATGCTCCATGTAAAGTCTTGACACTAAATACTTTTATTACCAATGTCTTACTGATGAAGTAAGTTGTCAACTTTCACTATTGGTTGTTCACTTGCTAGATTTGGAAAGCTTCCATTTGtatgtctttgttttttttaacagaatcTGAAGATGCAAAGTGGAGAGATGGCAAAAGAAGATAAACAGGTTTCTTCTGCTCAGTCTACCCCAAGCAGCACTCCCCAGTCCTCTCCCAAGCGCACATACAGGTATATTTTCTAATAGGGCAAAGTGAAAGGAACTTGACATGCTTAAAGAACTTTGAATCCCAGCTTCCTTTGGATATTGTGAAGGTCTGTCCATATTAGAAGTATGCCTAGTTTATATGGgttctgtttttaataatatGCATTGTTTAGATATTTTGTGAAATTGCCCAAAATAAAAGTTCCCTGGAGTTTACCTTCTATAAATCTTATGTAAATCTACTTGAAATGTTATGTTGAAGGTTGAACTATATAATGCTGCTGTAATCTGTGCATCCAGTTTGAGTTCTTAGTTTGTTCTTTCATGCAGAGGCTGGTTTAGTCAGGGAACCTCCAATTCCATCACTGGCACTGATCTTGTACCAATGGACTCCAGCAGTGGGGATGGTGATAAAGCATCATCAGAAAAATGGAGCTTATTTGGACCAAGGACGCTTCAGAGATCAAATACTGGCACAGGTACTGTATAGTGTGATTTTAATGATAGGAATGACAGCAGTGTGTGCTCACTTTAAAAATGGAGAGAATAGCAAAGGAGAAGTTCAGATCTAGAATTCAGTTTTGGCTTGAAAGACGAAAGCCACAGAGTTAAGATTAGGAATGGCCCTAAAAATGAAACACATGAACATGTGCCAGAATTGAATGGAAGCTGCAGACAAGAATGCGAGTAAGATGATTTTCTGTCATCTGCAGCTTTTCATAATTTGTGGTACAGGATCTGAcaactacagtggacccatgttatatgctggggtttggttccaagatcccccatggatgttcaagtcccattaaatataatgacatagtaaaatggtgtcccttataaaaaatggaaaatcaaggtttgatatttgaaatttatactttttttgaacattttcaaaccgtggatgcttgaatccatgtataaaaaacctgtgtataagaagggtcgactgtacatTCAAAAGCTAgtcagaaaatgaaatgaaatcaggCATGCATGGTTACATCCTGATATTCTGTTCTTACCTGCGTTGTATATTTTTTCCCTTAGGGGGCTTTACCATCCAGTCATATAAGGGTGCCCAGAAGCCATCTCCAATGGAACTAATGCGTGCCCAGGCTACTCGGCTGGGGGAGGATTCTACAACCTTTAAGCCCCCCAGGATGGACATTCCAGCTATGGAAGAAAAGAGGCAGTCCCCACGTTCTCATAACCTCAAACCTCGGGACATGAATGTGCTCACTCCAACTGGATTCTAGAGACACCTCTGCTTAATGGGGCGTGGTCATGCTCTTCTTATTTTATaatggactgaatggtccttgccTTTCCCATTTCATTCAGCTGACATAGGAAGGTCTGTTGTAGTAATGGTGATGAAACAACACTGAGTGGGATTATGAATTTATTGCTTTCTTTATTCCAAAAGTTTTTTCTGTACAGCACAAATCATAGCCATCCTGCCAGTGTATTTCTGATATATAGCCCTGTGCTTCTGTTTACAGGTAAATTTTATAATGAGCAAACCACCATTATGTTGGAGGGTTTTGGGGAGGTGTTTTTGGCTTCGGCTGTCTGATCTGCTGTGACTGGCTCTTGTGACATCTGTTTTTTTCCTGCCAGTTTATTGTAGGGCACTGTGCAACTGTAGCCCCTTAAAGCATTCCTTCTTTAAACCTTTACAGGAAGCTAGCATTCTCTGGTCTAGTGTTTTGTGACAAGTCTTGTTCCTGGAAGGTTTTGGAAACCTGGTTTGGCTGTTTCACTTGTAAGAGATCCATGCCTTAAGAATATGAAGAAAGAATAGTGCCCATTTGAGGGCTATAGTATGAGATTCATGATACTCTTTGTGAATTCTGCTCTTGATGTTAAATCGTTCACCATATCATGGGAAAGATCTTTCATTCCCAGAGAAGCAagttgtaaaagaaaagaaaaagggaatcaTGGCTATTACATTTGATCTCAGGGGCATGAGAATTTTTAGTGGCACTATTAGGAAAAGGATATGAAATGGGAGTATAATTATTGAGAAAGGGACATTGGGCATTAATTTTTATTCTGGATATAGAGGGATGCAAAGTAAATTGCTTAGAGCAACTTAGTTGTAAACATTAGTAACAAGTGATGTAATTGTGTCTTTTCACATGTTTCTGTCAGACTGTGGAGGACTTTCTGTATCCAGTTGGAAGCAAGTGGCGCATGTACTTTCCTTGCTTTCTTGATTTAAACAAGGGACGCAAAAGTCCCAATTCCTCATAACTGGCTATCCTAGCTAGGGCTTCTTGGAGGTGTAGTGTTAACATATGGAGGGCTGTACTGTGTCCACTGCTGATCTAAACTTTTAAGATGCAGGTTGGCTTTACATTATGATAATGAGATAACAGCCTTAGAATATCCATTATTTTGTTTAATGGCACGATTAATAGAGACTTCCTCACTAAGCTTTTCTATGCCCCAAAGAGGTCTGTGTCCTTTCCATAAATGATGAGGTTGTGATGTAGCTAAGCGACTTACTTAATATCTGATCCATCCTCCTTTCAACTACATCTTCGATGTATGTTCCTTTGATAGCATTCTAGTTCTTGCTAATTGTCATCACTGCTTCTGCACAGTAAACGGTGATCCAGCTTTTTGACTgatgtttaatttattttgtgaTATTTTGTGCTCATGTCTTTATGCCCGACTCTTccatggaattaaaaaaaaaacccttcccaaTGCATCTCTTGTGGTCATTATTGTAACAGTATAGGATTTACTATAATGGAAGATCTCTACTATGTATCAATAAAGCTACAGTTCATGCCAACGCAACTACAAATATGCATTACTGAATTCAAGTGGATTGATGTACAGGCTCACAGTATGCAGTGTATTgataccctttttaaaaaaactcatccCATTCCATGACTAGTGAAATAATTTACTACAAAAATAGTAAAAATCCATTTGTAGTACAAAATTGTCAGGGTATGCAAGTTTGCATTGTACTATTGTGACTGGATAAAGGTGTGGTAAATGGCAGGTGAAACTATGCTTGTAAGCATGTATTGTAATTAGAAGTGACAAAC from Sceloporus undulatus isolate JIND9_A2432 ecotype Alabama chromosome 2, SceUnd_v1.1, whole genome shotgun sequence includes the following:
- the KIAA1191 gene encoding putative monooxygenase p33MONOX isoform X1 — protein: MASQRRDVPAIEHGSGSLLGKMSQPIGMSRRAFSYDDALEDTAPMTPPPSNMYSNILWKQPVIPERKYEELSKVEEGETSMHSSAIIPSSSTETVNKVPVVKAKATHIIMNSLITKQTQESIQRFEQQAGLRDAGYTPHKGLTAEETKYHRVAESLHNLKMQSGEMAKEDKQVSSAQSTPSSTPQSSPKRTYRGWFSQGTSNSITGTDLVPMDSSSGDGDKASSEKWSLFGPRTLQRSNTGTGGFTIQSYKGAQKPSPMELMRAQATRLGEDSTTFKPPRMDIPAMEEKRQSPRSHNLKPRDMNVLTPTGF
- the KIAA1191 gene encoding putative monooxygenase p33MONOX isoform X2, translating into MSQPIGMSRRAFSYDDALEDTAPMTPPPSNMYSNILWKQPVIPERKYEELSKVEEGETSMHSSAIIPSSSTETVNKVPVVKAKATHIIMNSLITKQTQESIQRFEQQAGLRDAGYTPHKGLTAEETKYHRVAESLHNLKMQSGEMAKEDKQVSSAQSTPSSTPQSSPKRTYRGWFSQGTSNSITGTDLVPMDSSSGDGDKASSEKWSLFGPRTLQRSNTGTGGFTIQSYKGAQKPSPMELMRAQATRLGEDSTTFKPPRMDIPAMEEKRQSPRSHNLKPRDMNVLTPTGF